The genomic stretch AAGGAAAAATTACCCGCTGATGCTGTACCAAAAGGACACGATACCGTTGTTGTTCAGGATATTATTATAGAGGTGAAAAACACCGCCTTTAAGCGGGAAGTCTATTATTCAGCATCAGAAAACCGACGAATCATCGGCGCATTACCCATTGAATATCAAGGTGGTTTCGGCCCCGGCATCAGGACATTGGTCCTCTGCTTATATAATGACTCCAACATGAGTCAGCCTAAAATCCATAGCTTGTTGCAGACAGTCGGTGTTGAAATCTCACCAGCAACAATTTCTCGCATAATAACAGACGATGTTACCTGTTTTCACGACGAAAAATCTGAAATTGTCTCGGCTGGTCTTCAAGCAACGAATTATCAGAATGCTGATGATACCAGTGCTCGTGTCAATGGCGCCAATTTCTACAACCATGTACTCTGCAGCCCCTATTATACAGCATATTTTACCAGAGCGAAGAAGAATCGCCTGACTCTGCTGGAAATATTCAGTGAAGGCGAATTGACCTTCCAGCTAAACTCGCAAACCATTGAACTGTTAAGTGACTTTAACCTGTCTGAAAAACAGCGGCAACGTCTGACACCATTTTTAAGTGAACGCATAATGGAGCGTTCTGAAATGGATGCTTTGTTGAGTAGGCTGTTTCCTGACCCTGGCAAACAGAAAACGAATCGTCAACGCATTTTGGAAGCCTGTGCTGTGACAGCGTTTCGTCATCAGGGCCGCCCGTTTCCGATCCTTATCTGTGATGATGCCCCTCAGTTTAAGGGGATCACCGAACATCTTGGTCTATGCTGGGTCCACGAAGGCAGGCATTACAAGAAACTGCAGCCGTTCATGGAAAATAATCGCGAGAAACTGGCAAAAGTGCTCAGTGACTTTTGGGATTATTACCATTGCCTGCGGAGCTATAAAGAGGCTCCCTCCAAGGCTGAAGCTGAACGTCTTTCCGAGCAGTTCGACACCTTATTCCTGCAAACAACAGGCTATGATCAGCTAGATGACCGTTTACGGAAAACATGGGCCAAGAAGGATAATCTTCTGCTTGTCCTGCAATATCCGCACATTCCTTTGCATAATAATTCTGCGGAACTTGGTGCCAGAGTTCAGGCACGAAAACGGGATGTCAGTTTCCAGACGAAAAACGAAAAAGGGACTCAAGCAAAAGACACCATGATGACTGTGGTCGAAACTGCAAAAAAAATGTCGGTCAATGTGTTTGAATACATCCATGACCGTATCAGCAAAAAGTACGAAATGCCCTCCTTGGCATCCATCATTTCATCTCAATCTCAGCATACTGCTTCCGACCCCGCCTGAAAATATTCCTGTTACCCTGGTTTTTGGAGAGGATACAGCATATATTCCAAAACATGCCAAAGAGCATTTTCAGGCTCCTTAAAAAAGCAGCGTTCCAAACGCTCGGCCCGGATGCAGTTCAGCCGACAGCCCTCTTTC from Candidatus Electrothrix communis encodes the following:
- a CDS encoding transposase encodes the protein MDKEKLPADAVPKGHDTVVVQDIIIEVKNTAFKREVYYSASENRRIIGALPIEYQGGFGPGIRTLVLCLYNDSNMSQPKIHSLLQTVGVEISPATISRIITDDVTCFHDEKSEIVSAGLQATNYQNADDTSARVNGANFYNHVLCSPYYTAYFTRAKKNRLTLLEIFSEGELTFQLNSQTIELLSDFNLSEKQRQRLTPFLSERIMERSEMDALLSRLFPDPGKQKTNRQRILEACAVTAFRHQGRPFPILICDDAPQFKGITEHLGLCWVHEGRHYKKLQPFMENNREKLAKVLSDFWDYYHCLRSYKEAPSKAEAERLSEQFDTLFLQTTGYDQLDDRLRKTWAKKDNLLLVLQYPHIPLHNNSAELGARVQARKRDVSFQTKNEKGTQAKDTMMTVVETAKKMSVNVFEYIHDRISKKYEMPSLASIISSQSQHTASDPA